AATCGTCTCTAATCCTAATCACAAAATCTTTGCTACATACAAAAAAAGTAAGATAATGAGTAACAATAATAGTTAACAGTGTTATAGTCTTAGTAAGAGAACTCATGGCCTCGGAGCGAAATGTATTTCTTCACCCAAATAGCAATATCTTCGGCGCATGCCTGTGCCTGAGGAGTCTTGAGAAGCATATCAAGTGTTGCAAACTCATGAACCGCGTCTTTATATTCCAAAACTGGAGAATCTACGTTTACTTTCCTAAGCTCCTCGGCGTAAGCAATGGCTCGATCTCTCATCCAGTCATGCTCCGCCACTACTGTAAGAGTCGGAGGCATTAGCTTCAGAGGTGGTCCACTCCGGTTGTGTGCAAGCGGGTTTGCTGCTGGGTGGTCAAAGTCGAACTCTTTCTCTGGTAAGAAGAGTTTCCAGGCGAGTGCAGAGACAGACTTATCGTAGAAGTAAGAGTTTGCCAGCTTTATCTCTGATTGTGTTGGGTTGTTCCCGATGAAGAAAGGGTACATTAGAACCTGTGCAACGACTTTAACAGGCTCTAGAAGTTTCCCAGCTTCTACTGCTTTCCGAGCTACGTAGTCTGCTATGTTCCCACCACAGCTCACCCCCAAAAGAACACATCTGTTTCAAATCATATATGAGCAACAAGTTGAGAAACAGAAACAGCTCTTGATGGGTGATTGCAAGCAATAGAAGATAACCTCATCGAACTAGTTCTACACACAGAACCAATGACCAGGACCGGTCTTGAAATTTTGGGGGTTATAGATGATTTAGTAAAgatttcaataatttaaaaaaaaaaaaaattagaagccTATGTCTAcataattttcttcaaaaaaaaaattaggagtTTACCCTGACAACTTAGTTCCTAGTTCTCCATAGATCAACTCATAACTAGTATAAACGGGTCTAAATTCCAGAAATCAACCTCTCCAAACAAGCATCAAGCCACAAACGCATCCACAAGCAACAAGCATGCAAGACAACAAATACAAACCTGGAAGGATCAGCATGAGCTGCGAGCCAAGGCTCAACCATAGAAGCACCAAAAGCATCAACAATGTGACCTTGAACATTCAGTTTCTTCAACTCAACTCCATTAACGCGTCTATTATTACCCAAAGACTTACAACAATCAGCTAGATTAGCTTGCTTCCCAAGCCAATTCAGCACCTTAACCCCATCCTCAAACGCCGCAGGATACCTATTCTCAGGCGCAAGCCTATACCCTACTGCCAACACAATCACATCGCACACTTTAGCTATCCTCCGGCAAAAGAAGTCGTTAGCCGCCGAGTCAGATCCTCCGGCGACCCAACCTCCGCCGTGAAACTGCAACATCACCGGCAATTTACGCGAGCTTCTCTTCGCCGACGGCGCGTATCCTCCGTAAGGTTCGTAGCTCTTCCTCCGAGACTCGTTCCTCTCCGGAGAGGTCTGGTTACGAGGGATGACGGCGTAGCTATGTCTCCGATCGGATCTGGGATTGTgaggatgagaatgagaatcGTCGTCTCCGCGGCGTAGCTCGGACGGGGAGAGAGCTGATTCGGGGAGGAAGATGCGGACCGTGAGCGACGTCATCGGATCGATGTGGATGTCTTTGGTCGCGACGCCGTCGGTGAAGGACGGGTTCGCGGCGGCGACGGATTCATCGGATCGGGTGGAGACGCCGAAGGGATCAGGCGACGCGTCGTCGTCGGGGGAAGATGAGATGAGGTTCTGGAGACGGTGTTTGAggaggagcttgaagaagacGCTGTAGAGTTTCACAGCTACGCTTGGCATTTCCCTCTCTGTTCTCACCCAAATAATGGgaactttttgttttttctaggtgtgtgtgtgtgtgtgagagagagagagagagagagagagagagagagagagagagatcacatCTATGGAGCTCACCTCATACAAGTTGAAATTGAGAGAGTCTATGGAGACTGGGATAGAAGCTTCTGGGTGCAAAGAAGCAAAATTGATCAAGCTTTTCTATAATCAAAAtgatgacgaggaagaagaagaaggtagaGAGAGGGAAAGACATTGGATTGTGGACAAAGTGTCATTGTCTCTTGGTAATAAGAGGAGACAATAATCACCTGTACCGCGTTTACCGTGAGTAGAGAGTTGTGTTTCGTTTTCGAGATACGTACGTTTCAGCGACGTACAAAGCGcaaaaagcttttttttttttttttttttgcaactgattttaagcttttcttttttctttgcgtgcgtatatatatatatgatctttttattttttcttgtaaATGGAAACTATTAAATGAGATtccaaaaattaaatcataGAGATTTACACTTCATTTTGTTTCCAATTATATGGCTATGAACTATAAAGACAGCCttacatataatttattttaatttatgaaaatCTTGGTTAAATAagagaaaactttcaaatgtaACAAAGAATGCTACCTTGAATTAGTCATCGCATAATTGTTTGACGATTCTATTATAGCTTAATGATAGTTTTATTCAGTGTTCATATGAATATGAGAATGTTGCCAAACAAattgagagagaaaaaaacaaatccttgaaacattcaaaaatatttgGTCGATATTGgtgaactataaaattataaaatcaagaCTCTAGAGATCGTATTCAGAAATATAAAACTGACACTAATTTCCAATAATAGTCTCGGTCAAGGCCCATACCAtttaattcgattttttttagaTCCTTCATGAGATGATTTATTGATCTGTCTGGTTTCGGAAGTGTAAAACATGAAAGTATTACACCCTCGGTCACATTTTGACTTATTAATAACATAATAAGTCACTTATGTCTACTGGGATATTTTTTGCCAACCAAATCTCGAACTATCATATATTTGGTTAGCTTTTATTTACAACCAAATTATATCTCAACTAATGGAACTCactattttctctcttttttttttcctgaaatattattcttcattttttcacagatttaaattttcaaaaataattgcttcccaaattatgtttttgtttgattgattacaTGTTaataaggagaagaagaaggagaaaagaACATGGAGGTGGTTCGGCTAGTCGAGTTGGAGAGAGTCGATCCGAAGCTCGTCACTGTGGAGAGAGTCTTACCAGGTCATGTGAAGCTCGTGACGGTGGCTATTTTGATCAGACGAGGAGCTTGAGGCGAACAATTCGGCCGGAGAGTCATCATATAATGTACTGGAGATGATGCGGTGGGTTTGGCCGATGAGTAAGCCATCGACATCACCGGAAACATCATCAGGCTACGGTTCTCTTTCCCGGCGTCGTGACCTTGTGTCTGGCCATCGCGGATCCGTCGCGAGCAACTCAAGAACATCAATGGCTAATTTTGACTTTTTTGCACGTTCGGTcctttatattttgtatagtttcgAATCTGACTCATAGctatttaaatatacaaatatattatctaattagACTAATTAACATCTAACTTCTTGATTGTTCATCCCAACTCCTCCTAATTGCATAAATGgctcttcatattttatttatgccCAAATTAGCTGATGTACATGCATATCGATGTACATGTggatgaaaaaaaattgtgtacatGGTATCATAAACATATCAAAACCATGACATATTTTTTTACCCGGTGTACATGagatttttttgtgaaatgatGGACATTGCAAATTGTAAATGTATCTAACAAACTTATTAGGTGTACATGTGGATTCTTGCAcatgtattaaaaattttatatggtCTCTATGTATTATTATACAAGTTAATTGGTGTACATATGAATTATTGTACATGTGGATAATAATAAATTGGTGTGCACGGTATATAGTACTTATGAATTAAGATGGAGCTAATAGATTTGTCTATAAAGGAATTAAATTGAGATGGTAAAAACCAGTAAAATGCACTATACACACCTAAATAAAACCTAAAATGATCTAAATTAATTAAGAAATACTCTAAATTTATCTAAATAAATCCTAAaatgtatttaccaaatttATTAAGTGTACAAATTAAGTGGTGTACATTTGCATTGTTGTACACGTGGACAATGAATATTCTGTGTACACCTGATCATGTACATATAAATATACACGAAACATATACATATGCATGTACATCTAATTATagacgaaacatcgtatgtatTGCACAAATTATCACAATTTGGGCAGTGTACAAATGGATCGGTATACGTATAATTTTCTATGAATCATTGTACATGTGGACAGCAAAATATGTGCAGTGTATATTTGGAAATTTGGATCCAAATCGAAAGGATTTATTTGCAAATCAGACACATAtgagacataaacaaaataaaacaacatgACATGGACCAATGTTGCAAAATAAGAACATTTGCTTGGTTTAGATTGCACAATAAGTTTTGAAGACAAATTTGAACAAATTAGCAGTTTGAGACAAATTTGAGAATTAACAAGAATAGAAGGACCAGAAGAGCAAATAATCTAAAACTGCCATTGTTGCTAAAATCAAGCTTTGTCATTGATCTGCGACTAAAGCCTTGACGATTCTGGCGACCACGACTCCGGTCCCGATCATAACGACCACAACAAGAACGAAACGACCTCTTCTTGAGGCGGATTGTAGTGGAGCTCTGTCGGAATGGAGCTCTCCGGCTGCTCCGTCACGTTTTCTCGCCGAACTGTGACTGAAGCCACGACAATTCCGGTGGACACACTCCAGTCCCGACCACGTGGAGGAAGAGACGACTGCTCCGTCACTCAGATTTTAGAAGTGGAGGTTGATGAGGATTACGGGAGGAGGTGATAGTTGGTGAAGTGATTAGTAGaggattaaaataaatagtggGTCCTACTGGTTTTATCCTAGTTATGGTGtagttagaaaagaaaataattagcTAAGAAAGTGTCTCAGTAGCCTAAAATGATCTTAAGTgtaacaaaaactcaaaaagtGACTTTGaatgtaaatcactcgtaaaacATTGGGGATCCATCATCAGGACTCTGGAGGTGTGTGCCATAAATGCCCCTGACCCCAGGTTCCTTCAACCATTGAACTTTGGACTACTTTTCCacagtttttttcttctgtatGCATAAGTTGGATTCACAAACAATTCTTCAATGTAGTCGGacttaaaaagttaaaacagtGAATATGTGTTAAGCCGACTATTATTATAAtcttaaatttgattttgatataaGTTTGACATGATTGAGTCTGTAAACACCACAAGAATTCTAAGGTTTGTTTACTATTCATTGTTCTTTCGTTGGTCGGTCTAACGAGACTTTCTCAGTTTATCTCATCTAAACATCTTCCAACATAAAAAGTAGCAGTCATGACTTGTTTACCTCTTGCATCATCTTGGTCAAACAGAGAAATAGATCCCTTGGCCGAGAGCCTGTTTCTAAAGAATCAGGAAACTAAACCTTGGGTTACTATTTACCAACCATGAGGATTGTCAGCTAAACTCACACTAACTAGTATTATGGGTGCAAACGAACCTGAAATGCTAGGCCTCTCACGACTGTCAATCTTACCTGGCTGTCGGGAAGAAGGCCATCATGGAACACACAAGCTTCTCTATTATTTGTTAGACAGAACAAATAAACTCAGAGGCCAAGTGTATTCAATCAGAGTTATCTGACGTTGTAAACAGAAAGTACTAGTTCATAATCATATTATAGCTCACCAAGAATGGCAAACTTATAAAACAACCCCATTCTAATACCTTACACGCTGCGTCTGGCACAGTTACAAACCAAGAGAGATGTAGAAAAAAACTTGACCAAGaccaatgaatgtcacaaactTCTGAATCATGCAGAGAATGTAACACACATGAATTAAAACTGCAACTGCACATACTTCTCATCCAGAAGCAAatcaattattaataatatagtaCATAAAAGAAGGCCAAAACAAATGATCATGACAAAACTATCTAACCTTCTTGTCTTGTCCTAATTTTTTAGCCTTCCTTTCTCTAAACAATTCTATCCACAGATTCCAAATCCAAAGTATACTAACAGTAATAGCAGTTCCAACAACAACAGCCCAAGAAACCCACAGCCAGTTAGGTATCACGCCGTTAGCTTCGCCTCTAGCGTAAGAAGCAACCATCTTCCCAAAGAACAAAGGTCCCAACACTCCTCTAACGACACTGTAGAATGCGTAAAACGGAGGGGACAAGAGATCATACACTTTGACGGCCAATCTAGACTCCGGATCGCTCTTCCTCGCTCCGGCGAGTGTCCACGCGTTTTGACACGCGCTGGTGACCTCAGCGAGGATCAGGAGCCCTAATATGGCGCAGGCTCCGTGGGAGACGAGGAAGCGACATGTGATGAAGACGAAGAGAGTAGCTACGTGGTGGCCGATGAAGAGGACGTCGCTAGGGTAGAAGACGATGTAGTGGAGGAGATCGGTGAGGAAGTAGGCGACGCTGAAATCGAGGACGGTGTTCTGAGCGGCGGTGTTAGCCGAGGAGAAGGAGAAGcctgaggaggaggagaagacgGCGCGTGAGGCGAGGAAGACTGCGGGAGTTCCGTGGAAGATTGAGATTAGACAGCTTGAAGCTTCGGGACGGATTTGTGGTTTCCAATTGCGGAAGACGATGAGGTAGGCGACGAGGTAGATGATTAGGAACATGGTGAAGAAGAGTGGGACGTCTGGAACGGAGGTTTTGAAGACGTTGATCGACATTGAGATCGGAATCTCAACCCTAGCTGAAActgaagaaggagatgaatgtaCGAGGAATAACACAACAGACGAAGTTAATCTGGTTGATGAGTAGCTTCGTCGAGTTAGGACAAGACATGTGTTATGAATGAATGTCTGGTTAATGTTTGTCACGTTTTTGTATTTCCATGGGCTTGGGCGTTTTTCGAAGCTAAAGTGAGTCTCTGAGGATAGAAGCccaattttatttagttaaacTTTATTGGAAAcggtaaaatactaaaatttctaaaacacaacACAGAATAATTGTGAAGTTTTAAGGGTTACACTCGCAGGATTACGACAATGCTTAATTGTTGCAAGAGAAAGTAAGATCAAAGGTGGAACAATTGCGTGGCAACCCAGAGAAAAACTCCTAGTAGCTTACTACCTGCAACTGCAATGCatttagaaacataaaaatcaACTTCTGGATTCAGAAACATCATCTAAACCATATTATTAGTAGCAGCAGAGAAACACAAAAAACTAATTTCAACTAGAATCTATACAAGTTATATATCTTTAGGGTATATTAAAGGCTGGCAGCTACCAAGAAATCTTACAAAATTGATTAGGGAaactttgtatttttgtttgttttcgaGCAGTATACACTAGGATCAGAGCTGGGCTTGTATACATAAAACTTACTTTACTTAAGCGACGACCACAGACCAAAAAATACTCCTGCCATGTACCATAACCATACCACCAATTGCAGCTGCAACACTAAAACATTGTTTTAGGTGGTCAGAAAATGTTAGTTATTAGTATTTGAGAAAGATAGGACAGAGATGAGTGAGTgcctttttttattatttcaaggAGGGAGCATAGGGTGCTGGGCATGGCGAGATGGTTGTATCGGGCAACTCGTTTAACAAATCGACTGTTGCCACAAGGCATGCAGCTAGCATTTTCTTCTCCAATCGGACAAGCCGTGTGGCTACTCGCTTCCTAGGATTCAAACTAGGATCTGCCAACTATTGATCACGATTTCTATTAGTATCagtaaatacaaaaaacaaaaatgcttAAAACGTAACAAGTAACAACAAAGTCTGACAATATACCAATGCATCATCTTCTTTTAGGGTGGTTGGGTAGCCAGCCAGGCGTCTCATGAAGTAATCAGCAAGCTGATCTAGTACTGCTTTTTCCATGCAAGGGCTCATCTACAAAAAGAGACCGAGAGTTGCACCTTTATCAAGTAGCTTCAGGTATAGAAGTAACAATGGAGGCCTCACAAGTTGACTTAGACAATAAAAGGTTATTTATCCTCTACTTACTGAGCAAACTGGACCTTGAGACGAAATAACTGATTGCATTTCAGCAGGATCAGACATGTAACCCAGTCGAAGGTAGGGAAGCATATCTTGAAcagcttctttttcttttcccacACGAACCTGATGTAAatgccaaaacaaaacaaacaaaaaaatcacccaaaacatCTCAAAGTAGTCTTGTTGTAACGGGGAAGTCACACGTTCATACCTGAAAAACTTGTTGGGATAATTTTCCGTTCCTTTGAGCAACCAATCTTTTGTCCTGATATTGAGGATCATCGGTGCTCAGCGCTGCCTGGAAATGCAAGATACGACTTATAAACGCGGAGAGAATCACGTGAAAACTACATTGTAGTTTACACTAAGCCACCAAAGTTTCATAAATACCTCGACGATTATTCTATCATACGGGTTGTCTTCATCAACGAATCCATAGTTCAGAAGCAATTTCGCATTAGGTTGTGGCCCACACCTTGAAAAGAAGGATGAAACACAAAAAGTAAGAAAGATAAAATCAGAAAGCAAGAGCAATTTGGGTC
This genomic stretch from Brassica napus cultivar Da-Ae chromosome C9, Da-Ae, whole genome shotgun sequence harbors:
- the LOC106418288 gene encoding TLC domain-containing protein At5g14285, with product MSINVFKTSVPDVPLFFTMFLIIYLVAYLIVFRNWKPQIRPEASSCLISIFHGTPAVFLASRAVFSSSSGFSFSSANTAAQNTVLDFSVAYFLTDLLHYIVFYPSDVLFIGHHVATLFVFITCRFLVSHGACAILGLLILAEVTSACQNAWTLAGARKSDPESRLAVKVYDLLSPPFYAFYSVVRGVLGPLFFGKMVASYARGEANGVIPNWLWVSWAVVVGTAITVSILWIWNLWIELFRERKAKKLGQDKKVR
- the LOC111206464 gene encoding probable carboxylesterase 16, whose protein sequence is MPSVAVKLYSVFFKLLLKHRLQNLISSSPDDDASPDPFGVSTRSDESVAAANPSFTDGVATKDIHIDPMTSLTVRIFLPESALSPSELRRGDDDSHSHPHNPRSDRRHSYAVIPRNQTSPERNESRRKSYEPYGGYAPSAKRSSRKLPVMLQFHGGGWVAGGSDSAANDFFCRRIAKVCDVIVLAVGYRLAPENRYPAAFEDGVKVLNWLGKQANLADCCKSLGNNRRVNGVELKKLNVQGHIVDAFGASMVEPWLAAHADPSRCVLLGVSCGGNIADYVARKAVEAGKLLEPVKVVAQVLMYPFFIGNNPTQSEIKLANSYFYDKSVSALAWKLFLPEKEFDFDHPAANPLAHNRSGPPLKLMPPTLTVVAEHDWMRDRAIAYAEELRKVNVDSPVLEYKDAVHEFATLDMLLKTPQAQACAEDIAIWVKKYISLRGHEFSY